In bacterium, a single window of DNA contains:
- a CDS encoding endonuclease/exonuclease/phosphatase family protein has translation MKSNIRQWFAAASALLCIAVSLCYGLKPDMFAAVTFFPAWVWLVPGIIITVPAFKAKHRRWLFTVFGMWAVFALVFNEEPRSIIRRPGISKAQLQSDVNRGRAVRVITLNCSGGNSKAAAEVRKYRPDIVLLQESPSESDIKRLTRELFGSHGGYTCTADDSILARGHVQPHTPSSDNRLICASAHVKLCSGFELEAISLRLVPPVVRLDLWSPNCWNEYAGNRRIRRDQTKQIANIIAGLPRHLPIIAGGDFNAPAGDDIFEHLCPRMHDTFAEHGVGWGNTVLNDFPVQRVDQIWADKRFHAVSVRAYKTHNSDHRMVVCDLLLH, from the coding sequence GTGAAATCAAATATCAGGCAATGGTTTGCAGCAGCATCCGCATTACTGTGCATTGCAGTTTCGCTTTGCTACGGCTTGAAACCTGATATGTTTGCAGCAGTCACGTTTTTCCCGGCATGGGTCTGGCTCGTGCCGGGAATTATTATTACAGTTCCAGCATTTAAGGCAAAGCATAGAAGATGGCTATTTACAGTCTTTGGAATGTGGGCTGTCTTTGCGCTGGTCTTCAATGAAGAGCCTCGAAGTATTATTCGCAGGCCGGGCATTTCCAAGGCTCAATTACAATCAGATGTAAATCGTGGAAGAGCTGTCCGGGTAATCACACTCAATTGCTCTGGAGGAAACTCCAAGGCAGCAGCCGAGGTTAGGAAATACCGGCCAGATATTGTCCTGCTGCAGGAATCACCGAGTGAATCAGATATAAAGCGCCTGACGCGAGAACTCTTCGGCAGCCATGGTGGATATACATGCACAGCGGATGATTCTATACTTGCCCGTGGACATGTGCAGCCTCATACTCCTTCAAGTGACAACAGACTAATATGCGCCTCGGCGCATGTGAAGCTGTGCTCCGGCTTTGAGCTGGAGGCAATAAGTCTGCGACTAGTGCCGCCCGTGGTTCGTCTTGATCTGTGGTCACCGAACTGTTGGAATGAATATGCAGGTAATCGGCGCATACGGCGTGATCAGACAAAACAGATCGCGAATATTATTGCCGGCCTGCCTCGCCATCTGCCAATAATAGCTGGTGGTGATTTCAACGCTCCTGCTGGAGATGACATATTCGAGCATTTATGTCCCCGCATGCACGACACATTTGCTGAGCATGGAGTAGGGTGGGGCAACACGGTCCTAAATGATTTTCCGGTTCAAAGAGTGGATCAAATCTGGGCAGATAAGCGCTTTCACGCGGTGAGTGTGCGTGCATACAAGACGCATAATTCGGATCACAGGATGGTAGTTTGTGATCTGTTGCTGCATTAG
- the hisC gene encoding histidinol-phosphate transaminase, with amino-acid sequence MNYCRECILKLTPYVPGKPIEEVKRELGIDDVIKMASNENPFGPSPKAIEAIKAGAENVSLYPDGSCYELRQALAPFLGVDTDMLFFGAGGDEVIFYLGTAFLEENDEIIQADPTFGEYKAASTIMNCNAHCVAVKDWTHNLDAMLEMVNEHTKIFVITNPNNPTGTLVPADEIERVMDTLPERCIVLLDEAYYEYVDDPNYTRAVQWVKEGRNVLALRTFSKVYGLAGLRIGYGIAPAHITDMLERVRAPFNVNSIAQSAAIASIGDTEQVRRTRELNKRAKEYFYRELDAMGIEYTPTQANFLWIDTGRDCQMVFKELMKRGVIVRTGDIFGCPTHIRVTTGTDEQNERFIKTFKEVLVL; translated from the coding sequence ATGAATTACTGCAGAGAATGCATACTTAAACTCACACCATATGTCCCCGGCAAGCCTATTGAAGAGGTCAAGCGTGAATTGGGAATAGACGATGTCATAAAAATGGCTTCCAACGAAAACCCATTCGGGCCTTCACCCAAGGCAATCGAGGCGATTAAAGCCGGTGCAGAAAATGTCTCGCTCTACCCGGATGGAAGCTGTTATGAACTCAGGCAGGCTCTTGCGCCGTTCCTGGGAGTGGACACGGACATGCTCTTTTTTGGAGCAGGCGGAGATGAGGTCATATTCTACCTGGGCACGGCATTCCTGGAAGAAAACGATGAGATCATACAGGCCGACCCCACATTCGGTGAATATAAGGCTGCATCGACCATAATGAACTGCAACGCACATTGCGTGGCCGTCAAGGACTGGACGCACAACCTTGACGCTATGCTCGAAATGGTCAATGAGCACACCAAAATTTTTGTGATTACCAACCCGAACAATCCCACAGGCACCCTGGTCCCTGCGGATGAGATAGAGCGGGTGATGGATACACTGCCGGAGCGCTGCATCGTGCTGCTGGACGAGGCGTATTACGAATATGTCGACGATCCGAACTACACCCGTGCCGTTCAATGGGTCAAAGAAGGACGTAATGTGCTTGCTCTGCGCACATTCTCCAAGGTTTACGGCCTGGCCGGACTGCGTATCGGCTACGGCATCGCGCCCGCACACATCACCGACATGCTCGAACGAGTTAGAGCGCCGTTCAATGTCAACAGCATCGCTCAGTCGGCTGCTATAGCCAGCATCGGTGATACTGAGCAGGTCAGGCGCACAAGAGAACTCAATAAGCGTGCAAAAGAGTATTTCTACCGCGAGCTCGACGCAATGGGCATCGAATATACGCCCACGCAGGCCAACTTCCTGTGGATCGATACGGGCAGAGACTGCCAGATGGTCTTTAAGGAACTGATGAAACGCGGAGTTATCGTGCGGACGGGAGACATATTCGGCTGCCCGACACATATCCGCGTCACCACCGGAACAGATGAGCAAAACGAGCGGTTCATCAAAACGTTCAAGGAGGTGCTTGTGCTGTGA
- a CDS encoding ankyrin repeat domain-containing protein produces the protein MYSWSERLDIAILNNDIANINRLLHASQAYKTLDKVFIHSGPRKARHNGRLHIAAYSNSVKAAQILIQYGEDVNSRNCIGDTPLHVAARYNAWETADLLISCGAEVDIQNKDSQTPMDIALSCGNHHLAELLMLVQRQSMYG, from the coding sequence ATGTATTCATGGAGTGAGAGGCTGGATATAGCCATACTAAACAATGATATTGCCAATATAAACAGACTACTTCACGCCTCGCAGGCTTATAAGACGCTGGACAAGGTCTTTATACACTCGGGACCTAGAAAGGCACGACATAACGGCAGACTTCATATTGCCGCATACTCGAACAGTGTGAAAGCAGCACAGATCCTCATCCAATACGGAGAAGATGTAAACTCAAGGAACTGCATCGGTGATACACCCCTGCATGTGGCAGCCAGATACAATGCATGGGAAACTGCCGATCTGCTTATAAGCTGTGGAGCGGAAGTAGACATACAAAATAAAGACTCCCAAACGCCTATGGACATAGCGTTGAGTTGTGGAAACCATCATCTGGCCGAACTACTTATGCTCGTACAAAGACAGAGCATGTACGGCTGA
- a CDS encoding prephenate dehydrogenase, translating to MPTAGKDNFIFDTVAIVGVGLIGGSLGMAMKKHDLAGRVIGIGRTEQKLMRAKILGAIDDYSLDLDNGAADADLIVICTPVCLIAPSLKRMASSIKPGAIVTDVGSTKSRVIKEVEAVLPEGIFFVGGHPMAGSEQAGVESASADLFQEATYALTTTENTNLDALGKLAAMADSIGSNVEIMNPDEHDRAVAIISHLPHVISAALLEIAEQSQHESGKVFRLAAGSFRDLTRVSDSPPEIWRDICATNSNALIHAIEKFMQSLDDFKIALESGDEEAISRFFEQASKIRSTYQRICK from the coding sequence ATGCCCACGGCAGGCAAAGACAACTTCATATTCGACACCGTGGCTATCGTAGGAGTCGGGCTGATTGGTGGTTCGCTCGGAATGGCCATGAAAAAACATGACCTGGCTGGTCGTGTAATCGGCATCGGACGTACTGAACAGAAGCTGATGCGCGCGAAAATACTCGGCGCGATAGATGACTACAGCCTGGACCTCGATAATGGCGCCGCCGATGCCGATCTGATCGTGATATGCACACCCGTCTGTCTGATAGCTCCCAGTCTGAAACGTATGGCCTCAAGCATAAAACCCGGCGCTATTGTCACCGATGTCGGCAGCACAAAGAGCCGGGTTATCAAGGAAGTGGAAGCCGTGCTGCCCGAAGGAATTTTCTTTGTGGGCGGCCATCCCATGGCCGGCTCGGAACAAGCCGGAGTGGAATCGGCATCAGCCGATCTGTTTCAGGAAGCAACCTACGCACTTACCACCACCGAAAACACGAACCTTGATGCACTGGGCAAGCTGGCCGCCATGGCAGATTCGATCGGCTCGAACGTGGAGATAATGAACCCCGACGAACATGACCGTGCCGTCGCCATCATCAGTCATTTGCCTCATGTCATCTCCGCAGCCCTGCTCGAAATTGCCGAGCAATCGCAGCACGAATCGGGAAAAGTATTTAGGCTGGCAGCGGGCAGTTTCAGAGACCTCACCCGCGTTTCGGACAGCCCTCCAGAGATTTGGCGTGATATCTGCGCAACCAACAGCAATGCGCTCATTCATGCCATCGAGAAATTTATGCAATCGCTCGATGACTTCAAGATCGCACTGGAAAGCGGCGACGAGGAGGCAATTTCACGCTTCTTTGAGCAGGCGAGCAAGATCAGATCGACATATCAAAGGATTTGTAAATGA
- the rnk gene encoding nucleoside diphosphate kinase regulator — MNKRTIFVTEYDLQRLQTLINNPGRLEHPQPENISSLKNELARARIVAPKDIPPDVVTMNSIVHLADMETGEEEIYTLVFPSDADVAECRISVLAPIGTAMLGYKTGDTFTWPVPGGKRHLMVKEVIYQPEASGDYHL, encoded by the coding sequence ATGAATAAACGCACTATATTTGTTACCGAATACGACTTGCAACGTCTCCAAACACTTATAAACAACCCGGGCAGACTTGAACATCCTCAGCCTGAAAATATAAGTTCACTTAAAAATGAGCTTGCCCGCGCTCGAATAGTGGCACCAAAAGATATTCCACCCGATGTGGTCACTATGAACTCCATCGTTCACCTAGCGGATATGGAAACGGGTGAAGAAGAAATCTATACCCTGGTTTTTCCTTCGGATGCGGATGTAGCAGAATGCCGTATCTCGGTCCTTGCTCCAATAGGCACCGCTATGCTTGGATACAAGACAGGTGACACATTCACATGGCCCGTGCCGGGAGGCAAAAGACACCTTATGGTGAAAGAAGTAATCTATCAGCCAGAGGCTTCCGGAGACTACCACTTGTAA
- a CDS encoding 1-acyl-sn-glycerol-3-phosphate acyltransferase, with protein MLYWIGASLSAMVCRIFGRWQVIGRENIPKTGGVMLCGNHVSYIDPPALGARANGRPVHFMAKLELFQIPILGLLIKAVGAFPVKRGTADRAALKKAIELLQSGEVVGMFPEGQRSLDGTLLPAEAGVGMIVLRAKVPVIPVGLINSNKLLPPHSIFPKFTRLKVVYGKPVPLEDLYDKGGREAVEKVGRRIMAAIGELLNKYGDVK; from the coding sequence ATGCTTTATTGGATAGGCGCGTCGCTTTCGGCGATGGTCTGCAGAATATTTGGCCGTTGGCAGGTTATTGGCCGTGAAAATATTCCCAAAACCGGCGGTGTGATGCTGTGCGGCAACCACGTGAGCTACATCGACCCGCCTGCTCTAGGTGCCCGTGCCAACGGGCGGCCTGTGCATTTCATGGCCAAACTGGAGCTTTTTCAAATACCCATCCTTGGACTGCTCATCAAAGCCGTAGGAGCGTTCCCGGTCAAACGGGGCACAGCGGACAGGGCGGCTCTCAAAAAAGCAATAGAACTGCTGCAATCCGGCGAGGTAGTCGGTATGTTTCCCGAAGGTCAGAGGAGCCTGGACGGCACTCTGCTGCCCGCTGAGGCAGGTGTCGGGATGATTGTGCTGCGGGCGAAGGTTCCCGTAATCCCTGTAGGGCTGATAAACTCAAACAAGCTGCTGCCGCCGCACTCCATCTTCCCCAAGTTTACTCGATTGAAGGTAGTCTACGGTAAACCTGTCCCGCTCGAAGATCTATATGATAAAGGTGGGCGAGAGGCTGTCGAGAAAGTCGGCAGGAGGATCATGGCAGCAATTGGCGAACTGCTGAATAAGTACGGGGACGTTAAGTAA
- a CDS encoding L-2-amino-thiazoline-4-carboxylic acid hydrolase → MKQCFSDAQIADFLRRSYLAVDGLWFLNVEERFSSDDAMDLDESVWSVMYKIQARKAKEILDLAGGDLDDLAKAFQLKLTSEGYDFNVEMGDNELVFTITKCPWYEVLKSSGRTHLSESIADRICGNEFSGWTSELAKGVTFEMCSGMCKNFDTGSVCRLVFRLQMM, encoded by the coding sequence ATGAAACAGTGTTTTTCCGATGCTCAAATAGCTGATTTTCTGCGCAGATCATACTTAGCTGTAGACGGTCTGTGGTTTCTGAATGTCGAGGAGCGCTTTTCTTCGGACGATGCGATGGACCTCGACGAGTCCGTATGGTCAGTGATGTACAAGATTCAGGCACGTAAGGCTAAGGAAATTCTTGACCTTGCTGGCGGCGACCTTGATGATCTTGCGAAAGCATTCCAGCTCAAGTTGACATCAGAGGGTTACGATTTCAATGTGGAGATGGGTGATAACGAACTGGTTTTCACAATCACCAAGTGTCCCTGGTATGAGGTCTTAAAAAGCAGTGGCAGGACGCATCTTTCGGAATCAATAGCGGATCGAATATGCGGCAACGAGTTTTCCGGCTGGACAAGTGAGCTTGCAAAAGGGGTCACATTTGAGATGTGCTCCGGTATGTGCAAAAATTTCGATACCGGCAGCGTGTGCCGATTGGTATTCAGATTACAAATGATGTAG
- the cmk gene encoding (d)CMP kinase produces the protein MSKPIIAIDGPAGAGKSTVARAVADRLGYLYIDTGAMYRAVALKVIREGIPLSDTAKISALAKRTDIRFEIIDGIQHVFADGEDVTNDIRTPEATRLSSPVSAIQGVRRRLVELQRNMGAEGGIVMEGRDIGTIVFPNAEVKVFLTASVTERARRRVEQQKEMGMDADIEQISAEIRERDLRDSSREHAPLKMAPGAVLLETDSMSAEQVADAIINIHNEKVSKAKSE, from the coding sequence ATGAGTAAACCCATAATCGCCATAGACGGACCTGCGGGCGCGGGAAAAAGCACTGTCGCGCGCGCGGTTGCCGACAGACTGGGATATTTATATATCGATACGGGCGCAATGTATAGAGCAGTGGCGCTTAAGGTGATACGGGAGGGTATTCCGCTCTCGGACACCGCGAAAATATCGGCACTGGCAAAGCGAACTGATATCAGGTTCGAGATCATAGACGGCATCCAGCATGTGTTCGCCGATGGTGAGGATGTGACAAACGACATCCGTACACCCGAAGCCACTCGTCTCTCCTCACCCGTGAGCGCGATCCAGGGCGTTCGCAGGCGGCTTGTCGAGCTTCAGAGAAATATGGGAGCCGAGGGTGGCATAGTGATGGAAGGGCGCGATATAGGCACGATCGTCTTCCCAAACGCTGAGGTTAAGGTCTTTTTGACCGCATCGGTGACAGAGCGCGCAAGGCGTCGAGTCGAGCAGCAGAAAGAGATGGGCATGGATGCAGATATCGAACAGATTTCCGCTGAGATTCGTGAGCGCGACCTTCGTGACAGTTCACGTGAGCATGCTCCATTGAAGATGGCTCCGGGTGCAGTGCTGCTTGAAACTGATAGCATGTCCGCCGAGCAGGTGGCGGATGCCATCATCAATATCCATAACGAGAAGGTGTCCAAAGCAAAGAGTGAATAA
- the aroF gene encoding 3-deoxy-7-phosphoheptulonate synthase yields MIIILSPTATDSDLDELLSNLKDRGYGVHLSKGVEKTIVGVIGAHDEAKPMIAEQLSSLAYVEGVIPILKPYKIVGRDFHPDKTIISVRGVDIGGQKIVVMAGPCSIETEEQTLEVAKAVKAAGATILRGGAFKPSTSPYSFHGLGEDALKMLAAAREVTGMPIITEVMDARDIELVSKYADILQIGTRNMANYSLLQELGNVKKPVMLKRGMASTIEEWLQAAEYIASSGNDEIILCERGIRTFETFTRNTFDVSAIPALLGLTHLPIIADPSHGTGKFSLVSPVAKAAIAAGADGLMIEVHPHPEKALKDGPQSLTPANFDTMMKEMSAVARAVGRYV; encoded by the coding sequence GTGATTATCATTCTATCGCCGACTGCCACCGACAGCGATCTTGATGAACTGCTCAGTAACCTGAAGGACCGCGGTTATGGTGTGCACCTTTCCAAGGGTGTCGAAAAGACTATCGTAGGTGTCATCGGCGCGCACGACGAGGCCAAGCCGATGATCGCCGAGCAGCTTTCGTCACTTGCATACGTCGAGGGTGTGATCCCAATCCTCAAGCCCTACAAGATCGTCGGCAGGGACTTTCACCCGGACAAGACTATAATTTCGGTGCGTGGAGTCGATATCGGTGGGCAGAAGATAGTCGTTATGGCCGGGCCATGCTCGATAGAAACCGAGGAGCAGACACTTGAAGTGGCCAAAGCAGTTAAAGCAGCCGGGGCGACAATACTGCGAGGCGGAGCGTTCAAACCCAGCACTTCGCCATACAGCTTCCATGGCCTTGGTGAAGATGCTCTAAAAATGCTTGCTGCCGCGCGGGAAGTTACTGGTATGCCCATTATCACTGAAGTGATGGATGCGCGCGATATCGAGCTGGTCTCGAAATACGCCGATATACTCCAGATCGGCACGCGGAATATGGCCAACTACTCTCTGCTGCAGGAACTTGGCAACGTGAAGAAGCCTGTAATGCTCAAGCGCGGAATGGCCTCGACCATTGAGGAATGGCTCCAGGCGGCGGAATATATCGCCAGCAGCGGCAATGATGAAATTATTCTCTGTGAGCGCGGAATACGCACATTCGAGACATTTACGCGAAATACCTTCGACGTAAGCGCAATTCCGGCGCTGCTTGGGCTGACTCACCTGCCGATAATCGCTGATCCGAGCCATGGCACCGGTAAGTTCAGCCTTGTATCTCCGGTCGCCAAGGCAGCAATTGCGGCAGGCGCGGATGGGCTTATGATCGAGGTCCATCCGCATCCTGAAAAAGCCCTAAAGGATGGTCCGCAGTCGCTCACTCCGGCCAACTTCGATACGATGATGAAGGAAATGTCGGCTGTAGCGCGCGCGGTGGGTAGATACGTCTGA
- a CDS encoding GntR family transcriptional regulator, with protein sequence MARESGTASEHIYKEIRSMIERGELKPGMRLIQRDLAKRLSTSNIPIVEAIRRLEHDGLVVSKPNCGAQVVDMSSVEEIESIIMIRSSLEQVAVRLCAVRATDEQRAKLKELAEKYKTSATAGDRDKVRDIDVSIHSFIAKCSGSRILARMISNSRVITNTMYNVYWLPPSKIVPDVHDDLVDAIVSGNADLSAQIAKAHIERSLSVLHRVAEERGVRAQMLGFPPASGSA encoded by the coding sequence TTGGCGAGAGAAAGTGGAACTGCGTCCGAGCACATATACAAAGAAATACGCAGTATGATCGAGCGCGGCGAACTCAAGCCTGGAATGAGGCTGATTCAGCGCGACCTCGCGAAGCGGCTCAGTACCAGCAATATACCGATTGTGGAAGCAATCCGACGGCTTGAACACGACGGTTTGGTGGTATCAAAGCCGAACTGCGGCGCACAGGTTGTGGACATGTCTTCGGTTGAGGAGATTGAGTCCATAATCATGATACGCTCTTCGCTTGAGCAGGTAGCTGTGCGTCTTTGTGCCGTTCGAGCTACTGATGAGCAGCGCGCCAAACTCAAGGAGTTGGCAGAGAAATATAAAACGAGCGCAACGGCAGGAGATCGAGACAAGGTTCGAGATATCGATGTCAGCATACACTCATTTATTGCAAAGTGTTCAGGTTCTCGCATACTTGCCCGTATGATTTCAAACTCACGCGTGATTACGAACACCATGTATAATGTGTACTGGCTGCCTCCGAGCAAGATAGTTCCAGATGTTCATGATGATCTAGTTGACGCAATTGTGTCCGGCAATGCCGATCTTTCTGCGCAGATTGCAAAGGCTCATATCGAAAGATCGCTATCAGTTTTACATCGTGTGGCTGAAGAGCGTGGTGTTCGAGCTCAGATGTTGGGCTTTCCTCCTGCTTCCGGTTCTGCTTGA